Proteins co-encoded in one Pithys albifrons albifrons isolate INPA30051 chromosome 14, PitAlb_v1, whole genome shotgun sequence genomic window:
- the CENPI gene encoding centromere protein I, with the protein MHRRKNSKTPKRPLGVGNKSQTDLSAWRKGGKTDPKKSLQDHQKSNQENDSQEFSLEQALSYFEKVQGRVSLRSNSVLQKHLSAVESIALEQGLPPEGFEILLNVVLSGRLADTVSTRLLKSLIPASVIPEDSVVTAVSWLCANKCSGNIKLIFLRWLITVFDLIDHKEQINALYGCFFSFLQDDKMCPYICHLLYLLTRKENVKPFRVRKLLDLQTKMGMQSHLQALLSLYKLFCPELVTITLPAKTKTYFKNSEGPWKAAITAVRQRNQGGSPLAQAVVLGTTQPQSRKRKWNSQLVVPASSANNLEEDKGKNCVDLFGTNETFPVEQLQTFPQLLQNIHRLEFPAQMGSVLANPLLLHYMNCVRDESIYLRLYYWMGQILQEGCTWCVVDNTDEKEFKSFLETVYKAECFLQEGFSACEEFLYKSLPLWDGCSCRPEVLKLVTWIPLTSFSEINSYLYGPLAQLFFTSSLYFKCSVLESLKELLQNWLNCNVIHVNAEADSSNTTLSGIVNVVAELIHFVGRISTAALRLESNSTLLLIFILNFYETVCDMYLKYNLPLLIMPPAGVFYPALLSMDSVTLNQLCYIMYRYRTNLVAAKKNEESKKKILQFKFSNETYKEYNQYITAMVGCLWTSSVFQKDIHPQGLRMDEELLKTTGVKDVNRSFNIVYHPAMMGYSILFLKEAFPEDTTLNFKLIKGKRWDWYLEYLYAQGMEGLKLFIESSINRVSQAPRSKAENVEG; encoded by the exons ATGCACCGAAGAAAGAATTCTAAGACCCCAAAGCGGCCTCTGGGTGTTGGCAATAAAAGCCAAACTGATCTCTCTGCGTGGCgaaaaggagggaaaactgACCCTAAAAAAAGTCTCCAGGATCATCAGAAAAGTAATCAGGAAAATGATAGCCAAGAGTTCTCCCTGGAGCAAGCTTTGAGCTACTTTGAAAAAG TTCAAGGCCGTGTTTCCCTGAGAAGCAACAGTGTTCTGCAGAAACATTTGTCTGCTGTGGAAAGCATTGCCCTGGAACAAGGGCTGCCCCCTGAAGGGTTTGAGATACTGCTGAACGTGGTGCTCAGTGGCAGGCTTG ctgaCACAGTGAGTACTCGTTTATTGAAGAGCCTGATCCCAGCCTCAGTAATACCAGAAGATTCTGTGGTTACAGCTGTGTCTTGGCTCTGTGCCAACAAGTGCTCAGGCAACATCAAG ttgatttttttaaggtgGCTGATCACAGTGTTTGACCTCATTGACCACAAGGAACAAATTAATGCCCTCTATGGttgtttcttctccttcctgcaAGATGACAAGATG TGCCCCTACATCTGCCACCTGCTCTACCTGCTGACCAGGAAAGAAAATG TCAAGCCTTTTCGGGTTAGGAAACTGCTTGACCTCCAAACAAAAATG GGAATGCAGTCTCACCTGCAGGCTCTGCTATCACTTTACAAACTCTTCTGTCCAGAGCTGGTGACCATAACCCTTCCTGCAAAAACGAAG ACTTACTTCAAGAATTCAGAGGGCCCATGGAAAGCAGCAATCACTGCAGTCAGACAAAGAAACCAGGGAGGCTCTCCCCTGGCCCAGGCAGTGGTTTTAGGCACAACTCAACCTCAGTCACGAAAAAGG aaatggaattCCCAGTTGGTTGTACCTGCAAGCAGTGCAAATAATTTAGAAGAGGACAAAGGGAAGAACTGTGTTGACTTGTTTGGTACAAATGAGACTTTTCCAGTGGAGCAGCTGCAGACATTTCCTCAGCTCCTACAAAATATCCACAGGCTAGAG TTTCCTGCTCAGATGGGTTCAGTGTTAGCAAACCCTTTATTGCTTCACTACATGAATTGTGTCAGAGACGAATCTATTTACCTGAGGCTCTACTATTGGATGGGCCAGATACTCCAGGAAG GATGCACCTGGTGTGTGGTTGATAATACAGATGAAAAAGAATTCAAGAGCTTCCTGGAAACTGTCTACAAGGCAGAATGTTTCTTGCAG GAGGGATTTTCTGCTTGTGAAGAGTTCCTGTATAAGAGCCTTCCTCTCTGGGATGGCTGCTCCTGCCGACCAGAAGTCCTCAAACTTGTGACTTGGATCCCCCTCACCAGTTTCTCTG aaattaaCTCATATCTCTATggtcccctggcacagctctttTTCACATCATCCCTTTACTTTAAG TGCAGTGTTCTTGAGAGCCTGAAAGAGCTGTTGCAGAACTGGTTAAATTGCAATGTGATTCATGTGAATGCAGAGGCTGATTCTTC GAATACCACCCTTTCTGGAATAGTGAACGTGGTGGCCGAGCTGATCCACTTTGTTGGACGGATCTCCACTGCTGCACTGCGTTTGGAAAGCAATTCCACATTATTGCTCATCTTCATTCTGAATTTCTACGAGACT GTGTGTGACATGTACCTGAAGTACAACCTGCCTTTGTTGATAATGCCTCCTGCTGGGGTTTTCTACCCAGCGCTGCTCAGCATGGATTCTGTCACCTTGAATCAGCTCTGCTACATCATGTACAG gtatcGAACCAATTTGGTggctgcaaaaaaaaatgaggagagTAAAAAG AAAATTCTGCAGTTCAAGTTCAGTAACGAGACATACAAAGAGTACAACCAGTACATAACAGCTATGGTGGGCTGTCTGTGGACATCCAGTGTATTCCAGAAGGATATTCATCCCCAAGGTCTTCGCAtggatgaggagctgctgaagaCAACTGGAGTGAAGGATGTAAACAGAAGCTTCAATATTGTCTACCACCCAGCCATGATGGGCTATTCTATCCTCTTCCTAAAGGAG GCTTTTCCAGAGGATACCACCTTGAACTTCAAATTAATTAAG GGGAAGAGGTGGGACTGGTATCTGGAATATCTCTATGCACAAGGTATGGAGGGCCTGAAGCTCTTCATTGAAAGCAGCATCAATCGTGTTTCCCAGGCCCCTCGCAGCAAGGCAGAGAATGTGGAAGGGTGA